Proteins found in one Coleofasciculaceae cyanobacterium genomic segment:
- a CDS encoding translocation/assembly module TamB domain-containing protein — MASSATDDNYKMNQDCERNSDKQAKCDRQTNNWWRKIVMTVALLLLGSAGGGLIYGWYFVQRKLIPLVEKEAGNYLHRPLELGELKSIFPTQASFGNSALPATEENPDFVEVKEVKINFAPLHFLRQGELKLDIILVKADVYIEQDESKLWTPTNFGSGDRSQEAIAVNVKSIQLYDGQLSLAAYNSAIAALNPAVIAQIDNIIIRPVDDKIKFNAVAELVQGGKFTVDGQGNNKTGIIDLDIVAQQLKAAEVSNLLALPIELDRGNLDGELGVTLTDAPFPELDGALDLDNVSLQIPNLVKPFSNSNGKIRFEGSKIELDDISTNFGQVSGLASGSLNLAEAGDYQINTKIKPVAAQKVIDALELDAPVPIEGKIRGDLAVRGSLENPVIKMDLATASPSRIDRLDFKQIDADLELVGTTLNVKQFTSLPKAGGRIVGNGKLQLDGAQNLAFNVEAEAVSAQAIARSYNNQLPVDLGSISGQTNLTAQAGDLSTLRFRNGSANFALGNGTVEVDNLDYGNGTWSSQLKASRVEFGSLPIGKGSAPTIAQGLVNGVFKVSGTNDFGNLNQVDAKGKADLNTVGGKVNLTAINIANGSWRAEANTKNLKLQRLFVDLPNEFNDNLSGKFYLTGNIPDDAQPQTLINGFGDLALAAGKVQVEDLKIVNQNWTAIAQGTNLKLKELSSSTPDQFAGLINGRLELAGTTDNITPEGIKASGDGSLTLPEGVFAAELAIADGRFNAQVIPQNVDLSLFADPNSDELELNGQLGGQLTVTGQVDNLSPTAVAAKGNLSFSQGIDLLKQSLSAAIAWDGKRLDVLRAKGDGLDARGYIVLDKSFFSDIPDKLAAVDYFEFDVPEARWIDITKLRLTLPSWAANLDYSGRGDFAGKISGVPSALKIGGNLGLKDFQVENLDFAPFLAGDVQISPDTGVKLSLQEILTTPLLPATEDFGSESRPLDKIELVLDANFSPVALAIAQDYLLIEGSGKSEILSLTTQNLPVELLKTIALKSEDFKLPENFALQPVNGELSGEFIFNLNTLATSGNNIVIDNPALASIRGDRLEGDFQYIDGYFAIQDVEFKQRNSIYQLEGNLRQKPDDIELDGSVNIEGGQIQDILVALQIFELTDFARIFSDRAYGNANNLYLPPLPVERQSLFDVGFKDAPVIEQLQLLAAIQAGLDSAQQKRQSALVPALKNLRGTFDGQIDVFGSLGTGLTSEFDFLGKEWRWGNLVGEKIVARGNLRDGILTLLPISVNLQNTTATKAQSDTSPSLLFTGTFGGSTQSGQFRLVEVPVKLIEQLFSFPPELALDGLINATASIAGTPENPQARGEIRIDNASLNDTLIESTKGSFNYKESRLDFSASSVIAQDADPLILRGSVPYQLPFAKTKPQSDRLELEVDVKDKGLALLDIFSRGELKWIDGSGKIALDISGILDAEQKLPRKLSVQGIATIKNATVAAKSLPKNLITNINSQVFFDFDNIRVDSFQGDFGGGKITAVGTIPLGDDVSLNPLTIGFNQIERVELPNLYNGGIRGELQILGKATEPNITGNLTLFDGTILLADESTSEREQTVNNLSNQANVVTRGDSDGSIAAVTQYKNFQLRLGKDIQISQPPIFTFSATGDLNINGTFLQPSPNGTIVLESGQVNLFTTQLNLSRDYKNTARFSNNNVLDPFLDLLLVGSAIETNARSIPNEVSPTEIPDSSLGTLETIRVSAKVKGLASQITNRIELTSSPPRSPAEIAALLGGGFVEALANSNGTSGLATLAGSALFGSLNSEFQDIFPIGELRLFPTPIIDENRDRDRDGLAGEIAFDLIDDLSFSALKILNTDIPAQFGFRYRINNNFVLRGSTNFQEDGSRALIEYESRF, encoded by the coding sequence TTGGCATCTTCAGCCACAGACGATAACTATAAGATGAACCAAGATTGTGAGCGCAATTCAGATAAACAGGCTAAGTGCGATCGCCAAACAAATAACTGGTGGCGCAAAATAGTCATGACTGTCGCCTTGCTACTTTTAGGTAGTGCGGGGGGTGGACTAATCTATGGTTGGTACTTTGTACAGCGCAAATTAATCCCTTTGGTAGAGAAAGAAGCAGGAAATTATCTACATCGTCCACTAGAGTTAGGAGAACTAAAATCCATTTTTCCGACTCAAGCAAGTTTTGGCAACAGCGCACTACCTGCCACTGAAGAAAATCCTGATTTTGTCGAGGTAAAAGAAGTCAAGATTAACTTTGCGCCACTTCATTTTCTGCGTCAGGGTGAACTAAAGCTAGACATTATTTTGGTTAAAGCAGATGTCTATATTGAGCAAGACGAATCTAAGCTGTGGACACCGACAAATTTTGGTTCTGGCGATCGATCTCAAGAGGCAATAGCGGTTAACGTCAAGTCGATTCAACTCTACGACGGACAACTTTCTCTCGCGGCATATAATTCGGCGATCGCTGCCTTAAACCCTGCAGTTATTGCCCAAATAGATAACATTATTATTCGTCCCGTAGACGACAAAATTAAGTTTAATGCCGTAGCAGAATTAGTGCAGGGGGGTAAATTTACCGTAGATGGTCAAGGAAATAACAAAACGGGGATAATCGATTTAGATATAGTAGCGCAGCAGCTAAAAGCAGCAGAAGTAAGTAATTTGCTAGCGTTGCCGATTGAGTTAGATCGAGGCAATCTTGACGGTGAACTTGGGGTAACTCTGACTGATGCGCCTTTTCCCGAACTAGATGGTGCATTAGATCTAGACAATGTGAGTTTACAAATACCTAATTTAGTCAAACCCTTTAGCAATAGCAATGGCAAAATTCGCTTTGAGGGGTCAAAAATTGAGTTGGATGATATCTCAACTAATTTTGGTCAAGTATCAGGGCTTGCTTCTGGTTCACTTAATTTAGCTGAGGCAGGCGATTATCAAATTAATACGAAGATTAAGCCCGTAGCAGCGCAAAAAGTCATTGATGCTTTAGAATTAGATGCCCCAGTGCCAATTGAAGGCAAAATACGGGGTGATTTAGCGGTTAGAGGTAGTTTAGAAAATCCAGTAATTAAAATGGATCTTGCCACGGCTAGCCCCAGCCGTATCGATCGCCTAGATTTTAAACAAATTGATGCCGATCTCGAATTAGTCGGGACAACCTTAAACGTTAAGCAGTTTACTAGCTTGCCCAAGGCGGGAGGCAGAATTGTCGGAAACGGGAAACTACAGCTAGACGGCGCACAAAACCTCGCTTTTAATGTGGAGGCAGAAGCTGTTTCAGCCCAGGCGATCGCTCGTAGCTATAATAATCAGCTACCCGTAGATCTGGGTTCAATTTCTGGTCAAACCAATCTAACAGCCCAAGCGGGTGATTTATCAACCCTACGTTTTCGTAACGGCAGTGCTAATTTTGCTTTGGGTAACGGCACTGTTGAGGTAGATAATCTCGACTATGGTAATGGTACATGGTCATCTCAACTAAAGGCTTCTAGAGTCGAATTCGGTAGCTTACCAATCGGCAAAGGTAGCGCACCGACTATTGCTCAAGGATTGGTAAACGGTGTGTTTAAAGTTTCAGGCACAAATGACTTCGGTAACTTAAACCAGGTTGATGCTAAGGGCAAAGCGGATTTAAATACCGTCGGAGGGAAAGTTAACCTAACTGCAATTAACATAGCGAATGGTAGCTGGAGGGCAGAAGCAAATACCAAAAATTTAAAGCTACAGCGTTTATTTGTTGACTTACCAAACGAATTTAACGATAACCTGAGTGGTAAGTTTTATTTAACCGGAAATATTCCCGATGATGCTCAACCCCAAACCCTAATCAACGGCTTCGGCGATTTAGCTTTGGCAGCAGGCAAGGTTCAGGTAGAAGACTTAAAAATTGTCAACCAAAACTGGACGGCGATCGCTCAAGGAACTAATCTCAAGTTAAAAGAACTAAGCTCTAGTACTCCCGATCAGTTTGCTGGATTAATTAATGGCAGGCTGGAGTTGGCAGGAACGACGGATAACATAACTCCTGAAGGGATTAAAGCTTCGGGTGACGGTAGTTTAACTTTGCCTGAAGGAGTTTTTGCTGCCGAACTAGCGATCGCTGATGGACGATTCAACGCTCAGGTAATTCCTCAGAATGTAGATTTAAGTTTATTTGCCGATCCCAATTCTGATGAATTAGAACTTAATGGGCAACTGGGAGGACAGTTAACAGTTACCGGACAAGTAGACAACCTCAGTCCTACAGCCGTAGCAGCCAAGGGTAATTTGAGTTTCAGTCAAGGAATTGATTTACTAAAGCAATCCTTATCCGCAGCAATAGCCTGGGATGGCAAACGATTAGATGTGCTACGAGCAAAAGGAGATGGTTTAGATGCTCGGGGTTATATCGTCTTAGATAAATCGTTTTTTAGTGATATTCCCGATAAATTAGCTGCGGTAGACTACTTTGAATTCGATGTTCCCGAAGCCCGCTGGATTGATATCACCAAGTTGCGTTTGACTTTACCTAGTTGGGCAGCTAACCTCGATTATTCAGGAAGAGGAGACTTTGCTGGAAAAATTAGTGGTGTTCCCTCTGCCCTAAAAATTGGCGGTAACTTAGGTTTAAAAGATTTTCAAGTAGAAAATCTAGATTTTGCGCCTTTTCTGGCGGGCGATGTGCAGATATCTCCTGATACAGGAGTTAAATTAAGCCTGCAAGAAATTTTGACCACCCCTCTGCTACCTGCTACTGAAGATTTTGGTTCTGAGTCTCGACCCTTGGACAAAATCGAATTAGTATTAGATGCCAACTTCTCTCCTGTGGCACTGGCGATCGCTCAAGATTATCTACTAATTGAAGGAAGCGGTAAGTCAGAAATTTTAAGCCTCACCACCCAAAACCTTCCTGTAGAGTTGCTTAAAACCATTGCCCTAAAAAGCGAAGACTTTAAACTGCCAGAAAATTTTGCCCTACAGCCTGTAAATGGCGAGTTATCAGGGGAATTTATTTTTAATCTCAATACCCTAGCAACTTCAGGAAACAACATCGTCATCGATAATCCTGCTTTAGCCAGTATTCGAGGCGATCGCCTTGAAGGAGATTTTCAATATATTGATGGTTATTTCGCGATTCAAGACGTTGAATTTAAGCAAAGAAACAGTATTTATCAGCTAGAAGGTAATCTCCGTCAAAAACCAGATGATATCGAGCTAGATGGCAGCGTTAACATCGAAGGCGGTCAAATTCAAGATATTTTAGTGGCACTGCAAATTTTTGAACTAACCGATTTTGCCCGCATTTTTAGCGATCGCGCCTACGGTAATGCCAACAATCTATATTTGCCACCACTACCAGTAGAGAGACAGTCTTTATTTGATGTTGGTTTTAAAGATGCACCTGTTATTGAACAGCTGCAATTATTAGCAGCAATTCAAGCTGGGCTAGATTCAGCTCAACAAAAAAGACAAAGTGCTTTAGTTCCTGCCCTCAAAAACTTGAGAGGAACTTTTGATGGTCAAATTGATGTATTTGGTTCTCTCGGCACGGGACTAACCTCAGAATTTGACTTTTTAGGAAAAGAATGGCGCTGGGGTAATTTAGTTGGCGAAAAAATTGTCGCTAGAGGCAATCTTCGCGATGGAATCCTAACTTTACTACCTATTTCAGTCAACCTTCAAAATACTACTGCTACAAAAGCTCAAAGCGATACTTCCCCTAGCCTACTGTTCACGGGAACGTTTGGCGGCTCGACTCAATCAGGGCAATTTAGACTAGTGGAAGTTCCCGTAAAATTAATCGAGCAACTGTTTTCCTTTCCTCCAGAATTAGCTTTAGATGGTCTGATTAATGCCACTGCCAGTATTGCCGGGACACCAGAAAACCCTCAGGCTAGAGGAGAAATTCGCATTGATAATGCTTCTTTAAATGACACTTTAATTGAGTCTACTAAAGGTAGCTTTAACTATAAAGAATCCCGCCTCGACTTTTCTGCCAGCAGCGTTATTGCTCAAGATGCCGATCCGTTAATCCTCAGAGGAAGCGTTCCCTATCAACTGCCTTTTGCTAAAACAAAACCCCAGAGCGATCGCCTGGAACTAGAGGTAGATGTCAAAGATAAAGGCTTGGCTTTATTAGATATCTTTTCGCGGGGAGAACTTAAATGGATTGACGGATCGGGTAAAATTGCGCTAGATATCTCTGGTATTCTCGATGCGGAACAAAAGTTACCTCGCAAATTATCTGTCCAAGGAATAGCTACGATTAAAAATGCGACTGTTGCAGCCAAAAGCCTACCAAAAAATTTAATTACCAATATTAATAGTCAAGTCTTCTTCGATTTTGATAATATTCGGGTCGATAGTTTTCAGGGAGATTTTGGCGGTGGCAAAATCACCGCCGTAGGTACAATTCCTCTAGGTGATGATGTTTCCCTCAATCCTTTGACGATTGGTTTTAATCAAATTGAAAGAGTTGAGCTACCCAACCTATACAATGGTGGTATCAGAGGCGAGCTACAAATATTAGGCAAGGCTACCGAACCCAATATTACTGGGAATTTAACTTTATTTGACGGTACGATTCTTCTAGCCGATGAAAGTACCAGTGAGCGAGAACAAACAGTCAATAATCTTAGCAATCAGGCAAATGTCGTTACCAGAGGCGATTCTGACGGCTCAATTGCAGCGGTAACTCAATACAAAAATTTCCAATTAAGATTGGGAAAAGATATTCAAATTAGTCAACCGCCAATATTTACTTTTTCGGCTACGGGAGACCTAAACATCAACGGGACTTTTCTCCAGCCTAGCCCTAACGGCACTATTGTTCTCGAAAGTGGACAAGTTAATTTATTTACTACCCAACTTAACTTATCAAGAGACTATAAAAACACGGCTCGTTTTTCTAACAATAATGTCCTCGATCCCTTCTTAGATCTACTGTTAGTCGGTTCAGCCATAGAAACCAACGCCCGAAGTATTCCCAATGAAGTATCCCCTACAGAAATTCCCGATTCTAGCTTAGGAACTTTAGAAACTATCAGAGTTTCCGCTAAGGTAAAAGGGCTTGCTAGCCAAATTACTAATAGAATCGAGCTTACCAGCAGCCCTCCCCGCAGCCCCGCAGAAATCGCCGCTTTGTTAGGAGGTGGGTTTGTCGAAGCCTTAGCCAACAGCAACGGTACGTCAGGATTAGCCACTTTAGCTGGTTCGGCACTGTTTGGCAGCTTGAATTCAGAATTTCAAGATATTTTTCCAATTGGCGAATTGCGTTTGTTTCCTACTCCCATTATTGATGAAAATCGCGATCGCGATCGCGATGGACTAGCAGGAGAGATTGCTTTTGACTTGATCGATGATCTCTCTTTTTCTGCTCTGAAAATTTTGAATACTGATATTCCAGCTCAGTTTGGTTTCCGCTACCGTATTAACAATAACTTTGTGCTTCGTGGTTCAACCAATTTTCAGGAAGATGGCAGCAGGGCGTTAATTGAATATGAATCTAGGTTTTGA
- a CDS encoding TM2 domain-containing protein → MNQQKQEVDPGVAYILWAFGLMGFCGIHRFYSGKITSGLIYFFTLGFFGFGQFVDLFLIPGMTRERNMRLWYEATVDARNNSPQVSLVKENEPLAKTDPMLILLKAAASHNNVLSIGQAMLATELPLEEIERLLNKALKQNLAHVDNDEQTGAVRYYFDV, encoded by the coding sequence ATGAACCAGCAAAAGCAAGAGGTCGATCCAGGAGTAGCTTACATACTATGGGCTTTTGGATTGATGGGATTTTGTGGTATTCACCGTTTTTATTCGGGTAAAATTACAAGTGGTTTAATCTATTTTTTTACCCTGGGTTTTTTTGGTTTTGGCCAGTTTGTCGATTTGTTTCTTATTCCTGGCATGACCAGAGAAAGGAATATGCGCCTATGGTATGAAGCGACGGTTGACGCTCGTAATAATAGTCCGCAAGTTAGTTTAGTCAAAGAAAATGAGCCGTTAGCAAAAACCGACCCCATGTTGATCTTGTTAAAAGCTGCTGCATCTCACAATAATGTCTTATCCATAGGTCAGGCAATGTTGGCTACAGAATTACCCTTGGAAGAAATTGAACGATTGTTAAATAAAGCTCTCAAGCAAAATCTGGCTCATGTTGATAATGACGAGCAAACAGGTGCGGTAAGATATTATTTCGACGTTTAA
- the puuE gene encoding allantoinase PuuE encodes MSYPRDLIGYGANPPHPQWPNDAKIALQIVLNYEEGSEYSIPDGDDTAEIYLREVPGSSMGRGMRDLQVESVYEYGSRVGFWRLMRLFAEKNIQVTIFGAALALERNPEAAKAIAKAGYDICCHGWRWIGYHLLDEAEEREHIKKAVASLQKLTGDRPLGWYCRYAPSLNTRRLIVEEGGFIYDSDAYNDDLPYWVTVEDRPHLVIPYTLDNNDMKYCVAPGFNNGNDFFTYLKDAFDVLYAEGKTAPKMMSVGLHARLVGKPGRIAALARFIDYVQTHDRVWICRRLDIAQHWIEHHPYQQA; translated from the coding sequence ATGTCTTATCCTCGCGATTTGATCGGTTATGGCGCAAATCCACCTCATCCACAGTGGCCAAATGATGCCAAAATAGCACTACAAATTGTCCTAAATTACGAAGAGGGTTCAGAATATTCTATTCCCGATGGAGATGATACGGCGGAGATATATCTGCGGGAAGTTCCTGGTTCTTCGATGGGTCGAGGAATGCGAGATTTACAGGTAGAGTCGGTGTACGAATATGGCAGTCGGGTAGGATTTTGGCGGTTGATGCGTCTGTTTGCCGAAAAAAACATTCAGGTAACCATCTTTGGTGCAGCCTTAGCCTTGGAAAGAAACCCCGAAGCAGCTAAAGCGATCGCCAAGGCGGGATATGATATCTGCTGTCATGGTTGGCGTTGGATTGGCTACCACCTATTAGATGAAGCCGAAGAGAGAGAACACATCAAAAAAGCCGTAGCGTCTCTCCAAAAGCTTACAGGCGATCGCCCTTTGGGTTGGTATTGTCGCTACGCACCCAGTCTAAATACTCGACGTTTAATTGTAGAGGAAGGCGGTTTTATTTATGATTCTGATGCTTATAATGATGACTTGCCTTATTGGGTAACGGTTGAAGATCGGCCTCATTTGGTTATTCCCTATACCCTAGACAACAACGATATGAAATATTGCGTCGCCCCTGGGTTTAATAACGGCAATGATTTCTTTACTTATCTCAAAGATGCCTTTGATGTCTTATATGCCGAAGGCAAAACTGCACCCAAAATGATGTCAGTGGGGCTTCATGCCAGACTAGTGGGTAAACCTGGACGAATTGCTGCTTTAGCTCGCTTTATTGATTACGTTCAAACTCACGATCGGGTTTGGATTTGCCGTCGCCTAGATATTGCCCAGCATTGGATTGAGCATCATCCTTATCAACAAGCCTGA
- a CDS encoding MoaD/ThiS family protein, translating into MTVKVLVPTPLQKFTNNQATIECNGGNIDELIDALETNCPGIKARICDETGKPRRFLNLYVNSEDIRFLEGTNTALSDGDEVSIVPAVAGG; encoded by the coding sequence ATGACCGTCAAAGTATTAGTTCCGACTCCGCTGCAAAAATTTACCAATAATCAAGCAACCATCGAGTGTAACGGTGGCAATATTGATGAATTAATCGACGCTTTAGAAACCAATTGTCCTGGAATTAAAGCTCGCATTTGTGATGAAACTGGTAAACCCCGTCGTTTTTTAAATCTTTATGTCAACAGTGAAGATATTCGTTTCTTGGAAGGTACGAATACCGCATTAAGCGATGGTGATGAAGTCAGTATCGTTCCTGCTGTTGCAGGGGGCTAA
- the thrC gene encoding threonine synthase — MTQTPIKTLKGRTFTNLVSKEGGVKYPLEALNVCEQTFSPLEVAYDYDEIRRQVSRESIAAGPNSIWRYKAFLPVESENPIDVGTGMTPLVKSNRLARRLGLKNLYIKNDAVNMPTLSFKDRVVSVALTRARELGFSTVSCASTGNLANSTAAIAAHAGMDCCVFIPADLEAGKIMGTLIYNPTVMAVKGNYDQVNRLCSEVGNSYGWGFVNINLRPYYSEGSKTLGYEVAEQLGWSLPDHIVAPLASGSLFTKIYKGFNEFVKVGLVEDKTVRFSGAQAEGCSPIAEAFKTGRDFVTPVKPNTIAKSIAIGNPADGYYALDIARKTNGNIESVTDAEIIAGMKLLAETEGIFTETAGGTTIAVLKKLVEAGKINSDEKTVVYITGNGLKTQEAIQGYVGEPLTIEPKLDSFERALERSRTLERLEWQQTSV; from the coding sequence GACACCCATCAAAACCTTAAAGGGACGTACTTTTACCAATTTGGTATCAAAAGAGGGCGGCGTAAAATATCCTCTAGAAGCTCTAAATGTATGTGAGCAAACTTTTTCTCCTTTAGAAGTTGCTTACGACTATGATGAAATTCGCCGTCAAGTAAGCCGAGAGAGTATTGCAGCAGGGCCTAATTCCATCTGGCGTTATAAGGCATTTTTGCCTGTGGAAAGCGAAAATCCGATTGACGTAGGAACAGGAATGACTCCTCTAGTCAAATCTAATCGTTTGGCTCGTCGTTTGGGTCTGAAAAATCTTTATATTAAAAACGATGCCGTAAATATGCCTACCCTTAGCTTCAAAGATAGGGTAGTATCAGTAGCTTTAACTCGCGCACGCGAACTAGGATTTTCTACTGTTTCTTGTGCTAGTACTGGTAATTTAGCCAACTCTACAGCAGCGATCGCCGCTCATGCTGGTATGGACTGTTGCGTCTTTATTCCTGCGGACTTAGAAGCAGGTAAGATAATGGGTACGCTAATTTACAACCCTACAGTGATGGCGGTTAAAGGCAACTATGATCAAGTAAATCGTCTTTGCTCAGAGGTTGGCAATAGCTACGGCTGGGGTTTCGTCAACATTAATCTTCGTCCTTACTATTCCGAGGGTTCTAAAACTCTGGGTTATGAAGTTGCAGAACAACTAGGTTGGTCACTACCAGATCATATTGTTGCACCGTTAGCTTCTGGTTCTCTGTTTACTAAAATCTATAAAGGCTTTAATGAATTTGTTAAAGTTGGCTTAGTAGAAGACAAAACAGTCCGCTTTAGTGGCGCACAGGCAGAAGGCTGTTCTCCTATCGCTGAAGCATTTAAAACAGGAAGAGACTTTGTTACTCCTGTTAAGCCGAATACAATTGCCAAATCTATTGCGATCGGTAATCCTGCTGATGGATACTATGCTCTAGATATCGCTCGTAAAACCAATGGTAATATCGAATCGGTGACCGATGCGGAAATTATTGCAGGAATGAAGCTGTTAGCGGAAACTGAAGGTATTTTTACGGAAACTGCTGGTGGTACTACTATTGCCGTGCTTAAAAAACTTGTTGAAGCGGGTAAAATCAACAGTGATGAAAAAACAGTTGTTTATATTACTGGTAATGGTTTAAAAACTCAAGAAGCAATACAGGGATACGTCGGCGAACCTTTAACTATCGAACCCAAACTAGATAGTTTCGAGCGTGCGCTAGAGCGTTCTCGCACTTTAGAACGTCTTGAATGGCAGCAAACTAGCGTTTAG